The genomic DNA AGCTTGACCGCCTTGAGCTGCACAGTGTCACAACAGGGTCAGGTCTTACCCGTGGGGACGGAGACAGCGCTTGGACCTAGCAGCTGTAGCTATTTACTTgtccagagggcaggggaggttgTCACACTGGGGTTGTGGCCATGGGTGGTGGGGACAGATCTGTGGCCAGCTGTTTCTTTTGGGAGCTGCGTTTGCATCAGACCCTTTCTCCATTAAAAGTCTGTTCCCTAATTGCCCTCCTGTCTTCACCCTGTCTTCAAAACATTTGTGGAGTTTTATGGTTACTGACAGGTCTCTCTCCCAGTGCCAAACTGGACTGCACCTGGCCAACAAGTGTTGGCATTTTCAGGAGCCAGTATTGCACTACACAGGGCTGGAGCTGTTGGGGAGCAGGGCTCAGGGCTGGCCAGAAGAGGCTGTCAGGATCCAGGTTGGAAGGGGCTGATAGATGTGAGGCCATGTGGGTTTGGGTAGGTGTGTGGGGTCACACAGCTTGCACAGGCCCTAATAGAGTTGGGCCAGAGGTAGGGACAGGGCTAAGGACCCCAGGAAGGCCACAGGCCTAAACCTACCGAGGGCAGGGACTGTCCAGCTGGGCACCATGGAGCAAGGGAGGGGACAGATGTGTGGTTTGTCCTAGTGCCCTGAACCCCTGGTTCACTTACCCAACCCAGAGCCCTGGCACTGTGAAGGGACCCCAGCACCAGGGGTCCAAGAGCTGGAGGGACATGATGGGGACCCAACTTACCCAACCCAGAGCTCTGATATTGTGAAGAGACCATGGCACCGGGGGTCCAAGAGCTGTAGGGATATAGCAGGGACCCAGCTACAAAAcccagagctctgggcactgcgAAGGGGCCCTAGGACTGGGGTGAGGACCCTCACAGCTGGTGAGGATGTAGGCAGAGATCTCCATGGCCAGCAACCCAAGTGGGTTGGGGGGACAGAGGCAGCCGGGGCGATGCCGTGTGGTGAGACGTAGAGAGCCCAGGGGTGCTGGCAGTGCAGGGGCTGCTGTGCCCGCTGGCCAGCCATGCGAGTCTGGGAGCGGGGAGTGTGGGGAGGCCAGGCCCAAGCGGTCTCCAGGCACTGTCCGAGCCGTGCTCACAGCTGGGATGGCAGCGCCGTGTTTGCGAAGAGTTAAGGAGGCGGAAGAGGCAGGAAGCGGCCCGAGCCGCTCTCCATAGAAACCCGCGGCCGTGATTAAAGTCTGATGCGGGCCCGAtagcggggggggggacagggggggcAGCGCCCGCTTTAATTACAGCGGAGGAAATTGCTGGAGCCGGGGCCCCGAGCCCCTGCGAGTTGCCTGGaaactcccccccccgcctcccccggcccctgcccgTCCCCTGCCCGTCCCGCTGCCATTTATTCGCCATCAGCTGTTCCCTGATAAagtggaataataataataataataggggCAGGAATATTAAAACATGCAGCCCGCGGGCCGCCCCCACAGCTGCCATGAGACACGGCGCCGGAGCGGTGCCACTGCTGCTCAACATGTACCTGCCAGGTACGGGCGGACCCCCCCGGCCACTGCCCCACCGCACCGTGCAGCACTGCGCACCGCACCGCGCACTGCACAGCACCCCGGGCCCCAGCCCCcacccaccctgccccactgctgccctggggcccttcctctgctctgtcTTCCTCCAGCACCCACCCAGCCTTCCCCTGTCCTTCCATCCATCCTCCTTTCCTGCCTGCTTTCCATCCttccacccccccacacacccatcCCTTCATCCTTCCTTCCAGCCTCTCTTCCAGCCTTCCACCCGCACAGATCCATCCTTCTGTCCTTCTTTCTGTCCTTCATCTGCCTACCCTTTCTCTGTCCTTCCATCCAGACAGCCAGTCTTCTGTCCTTCCAACTCCACCAACCCCTCCTTTCGTCTTTCCTTCCACCCCTCATCCACCcacccttcccctgtctttccatCCATCCTTCCACCCCCACTCACCCATCCGTCCATCATTCTTTCCACCCCTATTACCCATTATTCCCTCCATTTATCCACCATTCCTTCCATCAATCCATTCTTCCACCTTTTTATCACTTACCTGCCCTTCCCTACATTCTTCTACCTCCCACCCATCCTTCCTATTCTTCCCTCCATCTGTCATTCCACCTCCATCCACACATCCTTCCTTCTATCCTTCCGTCTGTCCACCCATCATTCCTTCCTTTCATCCATCTCTCCAACtatcctttcctttttccatctGTCCACTCACAACCAGCACTTCTTCTACATTCATCCTTCCTTCTATCCGCCTGtccttccatccatccttccAACCTGCCCgcctcctctccttctccccctgccctgcagatctctccctctctccctcttgctctcctACCCCAGCCCGCGGGATTTTCTATTCCTATTTAAAAGCTTCCCCGGCTCTGTCGGAAATCGGATTTCCTTTTTCCTGGACGCGTTTCCTGGCTTcaccgcggcggcggggcaggcaAGGGGgagcggccgggggctgcggggaggctgcctgcgggcgggcgccggggggtcGCGGTCCCGCCTGGCCCAGGCCCCCCCACCCGCGCCCCTTTTTCCCGCAGATCCAGTCGGGGAAACTTTGTTCAAAGACGGCAAGAGCCAGGCGTGGGGGTCCCTCAGTCCGGGCGTGCAGAAAGGTAAGAGCACTCCTGCCCCCGTCCCGCAGCGGGGGGGCGGACGGCGCCTTCGGGGCCCtccagcccggcgccccccgggggCGGCTCCGCTTCCCCGGCCCCTGCCGGCCCCCAGGCTCGCCCGGAGCAGAGACGCCCGGCGAGACACGGACCTCCCGCCGCCGTCGGGGACGCGCTTCCCTGCCGTgtccccggccccgcagcggccccgCAGCGCTCACGACCCGGCAGGCGCCGCCGCGGAGCTCCGGCCCCGGTGCGCCGTGGCACGGTGCCTCCGAGTCCCCGGCGCTTCGCACTCCCATTTCGCTCGGTGCCTGCTCCTCCGCCCGGCTCGGCGCTGGGAGCGGACCGAGCCAAGCCCGGCCGGGAAGCGGCCGAGAccccgccgccgggcgcggcgCTCCCGTCGCACCGGAGGGGCAGCGGGGCGCCGAGGGCCGCCGGCACCCGCGGCCCGCCGGGGTCCCGCAGCGGCCGAGCCAGCCGGGGCaccgggggcagcaggacgcggccTCGCTCCTCCCTCCCGGGCCGGggagcggccccggcggggcgggcggctgcgGGATGGGCGCGGAGTCCCAGCCCGGGTCCCCCAGCGAGCCCCGGCAGGGCACCAGCGAGCCGCGCCCCGGGCAGATCCGACGGGGAGGGAGCTGCCAGCCAGCCCGGGAGCTGAGGGGGGCCAATCCGGGCTGGGTGCCCcggagaggggaaggaagggggcgAGATGCCCCTCGGGAGGGAGCTCCCGGTGCAGGGATGCAGCTCGGGCAGGGGCACAGGTCGGCTCGGAGACAATGGATCCATCAGGAGCTAGCAGCCGTCGGTCCGGGGAAAGCCATCCAGGGATCCAGGGGGATGTGCCGAGGGCTGGCCATGGAGCAGCCTGGAGCTTGCTGGGGAGCGCAGTGTGGGGCCAGCACCATGGGGCTTGGGCCATGCAGCTTGCCTATATGGCAAGGAGATGGGGCCAGGGGCTGCTCCGAGCAGGAAAAGGGGAGTGCCGGGGTTATGGGCAAAGCTGGGACTGGAAGGGCCCTTGTGCCTCTGCATCATGGACCTTGTCTTGGCTGTACTCTATGCACTGTGCTGCATAAGAAGGGGCTTTCCTGATCACTGGAGCTTTCCTTGGGGAGCTGCAGAGACCTGTAGCATAGCACCATGCAGCAGGCAGGATTGAGCCTCAGTGCCCCATCAGGCAGctgccccctgcccagcccctctGTGCCCTCCTTGCCTGTGGAGGGGAGCACACTTCGCACTTGATGGGGGGATAGCATGCTTCAGTCTCCTGCAGAAATCCAGGGTGGAGGCTGCATGTGTGGAGGTGGGATGAGGGCTGTGAATACGCCATAAAGACGGGagatccccccccaccccagtccAAGGATGGGGGCACTTGTGGCCCCCACCCAGACAGTGAAGATAGGGCCAACAAAGCAGCAGTTGTATAAGATGGTGGAATAGGACCTGCCTGGGTACTGAGCTGGGGTCCTTACCTTGCCAACAGCCTGGCTGTGGCTGGTTTGGAGGTGACAACTCCTCAGCTGCAGTGGAAGGAGAGAAGTGAAAGCAAGTGGCTATGAGTTACAGGCCAACTGGTAACTCCTAGAGTTTTTAAGACCAGCTCACGCCTCTGTGTGGGAATTTGGGTCACTGATCTGAGTGACTAAATGGGTGCACTGTGTCTTGAGTGCCGCACTAGTCCCTCTTCCCCTACATCCCTAAAGGAACATAGTAAAATTGGAGACAGGGGCAGAGAAGGGCACTGCGGAGAGCAAAGGTGTGTGGTAATTCACTGATTCTTCCAAGACaagaaccgggggggggggggggggggtcaaatgAAAAAGGCAGGTGCAAAACAAGCAGGAGCAGGCATTTCTTCCAGCAAAACACAGCTGAGCTGTGGAACTGTCTGCCGCAGTGGATGCTAAATACCTACATGGGACCCCAAGCACCATTAGACAGAacagctgcagaagaaagcaggGAGGAGGATGAAATGCAAAGACAGTTTGTCACAGGAAGTCCCTGTGCTGCAAAggctggggctgggagcaagTGATGTGCAGTGGGTGCACCCATGCCAGGGTGCTCCCATGGGAGAATGTGGAGGTCTAGTTGGGGGTGTCTGGCTCTGCCAGGGTAAgcacagggctgctctgcagggtggggAATCACAGACATGGGACTGATAGTCACCCTAGGGCCCAGGGacctttttcttctgtgactTCTGGCCAGACTTGGTGGACCCTTTACCTGTACCTCACCATGGGCATATCCAGGTGTGCTAAGCTCCTGTGTGTGGCCACCTCCAGTCCAACACACAGCACCTTGGGTGCCTACCATGGGCGCTGCTCAGTCCAATTGGCAGGTGAAATGGCCATGGATGGCTCAGAGAGGACAGTTTTCCAATGGAAATGGGGAACATTGGTGCCCGATTCAAACCCACAGTAGGTCCTGCCAAGTGCTCAGTGCCCTGGTGTCTCTTTCCCTGCATCTGCCCTGGGCCTGCCAGGAGTCCAGGTGAGAGCAGCATTGTCCCAGCCATCAGCTCGCTGTGGAGAGATCCCTGCTGGCCATGGTATCCCTGGAGATGGGCAGGGGCTCTCTAGGGACACTGGCCCAGCTTCAAGCAGAGGTGGCGGTGAGGAATGTGGGTGATGGGGTGGATCCAGGTGCTGCCATGATACCTCCTTCTTGGGGCTACAGATCAAACAACCAGGCCAGAGCTTCTTACCAAAGCAAGTGAGCAGTGTTTGGCTTCAGCGCAGTGTGAATGAGGGCAGGAGGGACATGTGGAGTATGGATCAAGTCCCTAGGGAAGGCACCACTGCAACCTGCTTTCGCCTGTGGGCTCTCCTACCCTTGTCCAAggggcccagctctgctttcctctccttctcttacTTATGGAGTAGGGGTGTCGCAAAAGAGACACAGCCTCACTAACATCTTCTGCCTCTAGAGTGTAAGATGCAATGAGGGGCATCTGAGAGCTGGGGCCAGGAGAGGGCAAcatagtgtgtgggggggggaattgggGTGTACCCTGCCCCACTCCCCGTGCCCTGGCAGGGAGTTTTAACCTCTCCGGGGCATGGCCTTGCAGGCAGCGGGCAGATCCAGCTGTGGCAGTTCTTGCTGGAGCTGCTCTCGGACCGGGCCAACCTGAACTGCATCGCGTGGGAAGGCACGAATGGAGAATTCAAGCTGATCGATCCTGACGAGGTGGCACGCCGCTGGGGTGAGCGGAAGAGCAAGCCCAACATGAATTACGACAAGCTGAGCCGGGCCCTACGCTACTACTACGACAAGAACATCATGACCAAGGTCCACGGCAAGCGCTATGCCTACAAGTTCGACTTCCACGGGCTGGCGCAGGTGTGCCAGCCAGCCGCCCCTGATCACACCCTCTACAAATTCCAGGGCAACCTGGCCCCGCTGCCCTTCTCGGGCATCTCCAAACTCAACCTGATGACATCTGGGGTCACGCCGGCCGGCTTCTCCTACTGGCCTGGCTCCAGCCCATCCCTCTACCCTGGGCACAGCCTCCAGCCCTCTGCCCCCTTCAGTGCCATGGCAGCCTCCCATCTCAACAACATGAACAACCATTACCATTAGAGGCACAGCTGCGCCAAGCGGACCTCCCTGTCCCTGGTGacgtggggctgtgccaggctgGGGGGCTCActgggaggggatgggggggtgGGATCATGCCCTGCTCTCAGCTGCCCCCTCTTCGATTTGAAGAGTGGCGTGAAAGGAGTTGGGTGGTTGCAGGGTAGCTGGGCTTATTCTCCTATGAAGGTGGTCATAGGGCAAAAGGCATCTAAATCAAGGGTGAGGAGGGATCCATGACCCTGGGAGTGGGCAAGACACCTCAAAACGGGGcatgaatgaaaggaaaaaacataGACCTTCCCCCAGCAGGGACCCAGATCCTCCCCTTTCTTTTGCAACATCCCCCTCACCCCATAAACCCCATTCATGCTTAGCTCTGCTCTCAGCCTGTGCCTGCCTTCCTGTCTCCCCATAGAGACCCTCATGGCTGTCTGAACCCACAGGAGTCAGGAGCTGGAGCATCATGACAGCTTTATCCGTGGGTGACAGTCCCACTGTGCAAAGACAGGAGGGGATCCTCCTTGCAGCTCTGTGGTCCCTCACCCTTGTCTCCAAGCCCTTCCTTTCCTCCCGTAGGCTGCCACCCCTCCTACACCTcctgctccatctcctcccctAGACCATGGGAGAAGCCTCTGGTCTGGAGAGCAGGTCCTCTGCACCAGCTAACTGCTGCCCGGGGTGGGTGTGCTCTGGGGCAGAGGTGCTGGGACAGGTGTGAGGGCACTGATGTCTAGGGCAAAGCCTGGAGGGAGCAGAGCCCAGCAGCTGCTACTCTGCCCTCTTCCAAGTGCATGAGGCCCATGCTGCAGATCAGGGCGGTCCCAGACATCCTGCATGTGAGCCCTCGCCCTGCTGTTCTGTTCCAGATAAAGTTAATGCTTGTTTTATTGTGGATTTAGCCGCTTGCATGCAGGGTTTGGTGGGAGATCCTCCAAGGATGGGGAACTCCCCAGGTGCAAGACCGGGGGGGAAGTGGAACAGGAGAGAGGCCAATACCAGGCTGTGAGCCCCAGGCACTGAGGCGCAGGCCTGGGTCTCTCGCCCTGGATCCATGGAAGCGCCCCCATCCTCCAGCGTAGGACTTTGGCCCAGTGGCCAAAAGTGGCTCAGTGGCAGAAGAGCTGGTCATGCTGGGCTCTGCGCAGGCTGGGGGGAGTGATTTATCTTCAATAAAATGGAGAGGTGCTGCAACCTATGTCTGCTTGTGTCCATAGCGGGTGGAGAGAGGAGGTGGAACAACCCAGCAACCTACTGCTACCCTGAGCCAGAGCACCTGCAGGCCTGGGGTGGGGAGAATATTGCTCTTCTGCCTTGTCCTGCACACCATctttttccctgcagagctgggaacCCCTTGGGCACCTGGGAAACAGCTCCCACCCGTTCAGAGCATCTGTGCACCCTGTCTCACAGCTGGCAAGGGGCTagagcagctggaagaaaagaggaGACACAGCTGGACTGACAAGACATCCACCACCCTGCCAGTGTCCAGGGGAGTTTAGGATCAATCCTACGAGCAGGCGCCAGATCTCTTTTGACCCCCACAGCACTGCACAGCTAGCTTAGGGCAATGCACTGGGACCACCATGGCCTGATCTGGCAGCGAGTGGCCtcctgagctgctctgtgcttAGAGTAGGGAGGCCCGGACCATCAGCAGCTCTGCCCTGGGCACAGCAGGCAGGCATGGGGCCATGGGGGGAGCAGGGGTGCTTGCAGCAGCCAGGCTCCAGTGAGACATTCACCCCTCCTCCAGCTCCAGGAGCATGCCCAGCTAGTGCCAGCAGTCCCTGGTGTGGTCTCAGGGCAGGCCACAAGGTGTCCTCTGGCCCCAGGCATGGCCACCAAGCCTGAGGGCGTGCAGGGGGGGCAGCCCAGCTCGCAGTCAACtgggcaggcagggtctgggacAAAGAGCCAGGCTCTGCTGTGTAGTGGAGTAAAAGCAGAACCTGCAGGGCCACTGAGGTTGCTTGCTGCCCCAGCGAGAGGGAAAGGGCCAATCTGGGGGCCAAGGAGTCCTGCATACCTTCTCAAAGCTGTCCTGGGGCTCAGCCTGGCTCCTTTGGTGCTGGACACTAGTGCAAGGCCAGAACGTGTTTCCATGCGCACGGTGCAGCCTGGGTCCCTTGGCACCTTGGGgctggtggtgcagcagcgtgGCCACATGCGCACAGTGTCCGCCAAGCAGGCTGCAGCACGCAGGCCTCTGGGCACAGGGGCTGTGCCTGGGGATGTCTTGTGCCTGctctgtccttggggcagtgctcCCCATCCCATTCCCATCTGGGGCCCAGGTGCCAGGGCTGGGGGCTAGACCTAGGCCAGGGATGAGATAGGGTGTGTAGGGGGGTGGCATACAATTACGCAGACCAGGGAGAGGGTGGGCAGCCCCCAgctcctctctctgccccccagatCAGAGCAGCCATGGGACCTGGGGTGGTGGCTCCATGCTGCCCCTTCCACATCCCTCTGTGGTCCAGTCGCTTTCATGGCCCCGGCAGCATCTGCTCGGCCATGTTCTTGCTGCCCTAATCGGCTTAAGGGAGGGGGAGCTGATGTCGATGCCTTTTCCAGGGAGGGCTCAggctgcagggcaggaggggcacTGAGGCAGATCCTGCTGGTGCACTGGGAGGGGGAGACCGAGGCTGCAGGTGGGAAGGTCTCCCTTCCTCCAGGGGCCCTGCACCTTGCACAGCCTGGCCCCCACAGActgcaggaggggaaggaagagaggaggacTGGTTACCCCTGTGCCAGAAGCAGGCACCGCTCAGGCTGGAGACCCCCTGTGCCTGGCCTTGCAAGGGCAAAGGGAGGGTTGGACACAGCAGGATTGGGGCCCCACAGAGCCAGGGCAGGGGGCTGTATCCCTGCTGGCAGAGCCTGCTTCAGGGCTTAGGTAATGGCATGACGCAGGGCAGGACACAGATTAAGAGATATGGGTCACTAGTAGGGCCTCCCCCCCCAATCCTGTGCCTCCCATCCCTCTGCCAGTGCTTGCACCGGGAAATCTCAGGTGAGTCTGGCTCCCACTCATCCCCCAGCCCTGTAAGCCCAGATCCCTGTTGGCTCAGAGACCCGGACGTGCCGGGGGGCAGTTACCTTCTCAGGAGAGGGAGGACCACCACATGCACCCCATTCCCCTGTGGCAGGATGCAACAGGCTGCAGCTCAGGGTTTAGCTCCCCTCTGACATGTCCTGGCACAATCCCCCCACGCTGTCCCCAGAGTGGCACCCCAAATCAGGGGGTCAGCCCTGTGCTCCCCCATGGCCTGGGGGACACCAGGCAGGGGATGTCCATGCAGGACTGCGGTGATGCTCTCACCTGCCCAAGGATGCAGCTGGTGTCACCATGGCAACTCGGGATGCTTCCATCCCCAGGGGCAGCAGCCTCCTGGCAGCATTGTGGGGGGGAGCAGAGCAtcaccccccagcacagccccctcATCCCACAGCCCCAGGCTGACCCAGCCCCCTAGCAGCGCTGCTCCCTTCAGCCACCAAAACCACCAGCTCCGAGCAGACTGCAGCAAAATCCTGCCAATGGGTGAGCAGGGCTGCTGAGCCCGGCACTGCTCCGGCTGCGCAGGGGAGCACAGTCCCGGCAACTGCCTGGGGGGTGCTCGGCCCAGGGAGCTGCCAGGGGGTGCATGGGGAGGGCAGCTGGCGGGAGGGGtgcccagcccgggggggggctACGGGGGTGCGTGCACAGCCTTGGCAGCTGATGGGGGAGTGCCCAGCCCTGGCAACCAGCAGCAGGGTGCAAGGTTGGGCTGCTGATGCGGAAGCACACCCCAGGTGGCTGGCAGTGGGTGCCGGGGCTTAGAGCACCCGCAGGCTCCAGACCTCCCTGCCGCCTGGGCAGCCCTGCTCCACTTTGCACCTATGCACTGCAGAAGCAGGAACTGGTGCAGCCCAAACCGACCCCTAAGGCCAAGGGTACAGCCATCTCAGGAGACCCCACAAACCTGCTGTGCCCTCCCTGAACCTCCCCCACTCTCTCTGCAGCATGGCCATGACAGAAAGGCTACCCTGTCCCCCCACAGGACTCCTCTCCCAGGGGCTGCATGTGTCCCTGCCTAGCCTTGTCTCTGCAGAGGGGACAGGGATGGCTGGTCTCGAGACAGTGGGGTCCTGTGCTGGGACCAGTCAGATGTACCCAGCCTGATCCCTGGCTGCACACGACTAGCAAGCTCCCAGCACCTCTGGTCCTCCCCCCCGTCAGGGCTGTGTGAGGCTAGTGGATCCAGGGCTAAAAGGAGACCCTGTGAAGCTGCCTTCTGGCAGCTGAGGGGAACATGCTCCCTGgaaacagacagtgaggtggagagGACCTCATGGTCTTGGGGGGCTGCAATGACCTGCAGGACCCTGCTCTGCTGCAAGCCAGAATGCCCCCCCAGCTGCCGGGTGCCCTGTAAATGGTGAGATGGGGTGGGAAACGCAGTCCCAAAAAGCCTCAGCCTGCGCTGAGCTGGGAAGAGCCAGGAAGCAGAGCACGTGGCCTGGGAGCTTTTTGTGCTGCTTTGTGATTAAaggcagaagggtttttttcctacttaaaaaaaaaaaaaaaaaaactttctgtctGGCTTCTCTTTCCCTTTGTTTAGCTGGAAAGAGGGGCAGGAATGGACCCAGTCCTCGCCTCAGTCCCCTGACAGGATGGCAGAGGGACCTCTCCAGCTCCCCCAGAGACTCCCAGCCATGTAGCAAGGGATCTGAGTGGGGGTGTAGTCCCTCTCTTATTTTTGCAGAGCCACATTGCCATGAGCCTGATTTCTCGTGCTGGGAAGAGCCTTTGCAGCACAGCCAGGTCATGCCTGCCCTGAGGGGCCAAGGGCTGTCTCCCTGCCCaccccttcttctcctccacctcTCCTAGCTCCCACCTATTTTCTCCTCTCCGCATCTTCCCTTCGCTGACTCTTCTACTCGCGCCCCACCCCCAAGCTGCTGACTCACATCCTCTCTCCAGATGCCACCTTTCCTTGGCCTGGCTCCCTGCAAAGTGCTTCGTGACTTAGTGTGGCTCAGTGGGGACCTGCAGGTGCAGGCAGCCAGACTCTGAACCCCCGTGTGAAGGTCCTCCAGGAAACCAGCTGCAATGCTTCTAAGACGCTTCTTTCTCCCTTGCGAAAGTACTGGGGCTTGGGGCACACCAGAGGCTCCCTGGAGATCTGGTACCTGTCTGGACTGCCAGGACTGAGGGGAGACAGCATCAGCAAGCCCTGACCTCTTGCCCTTCTCCATAGCAGGTGGGAGTTGGGGTCTGCACTCACTGCTGCAGGGCTCAtgcactccttcccagagcatcaCCTTGCTCTGGTTCCTGTCCCACTCACCCCCATTGCTCCCTTCCAGTGGTCTTGATCCCTGAAGTGGATGCACCAGGTTCTGTCTCACAGCCCCCGGCatcccagcacccagcagccccAGAGCACTGGCAGGCCAGCCTCACCCCTGCCTGGCCAGGAAGGGGGGACAGCTTTCCTCCTCAGTGCCCAATGCATCCAGCACAGCTTGACTTTCCTTTCACCCTTGACCCTGTCAGCCCAGGGGAAGCTCAGATCCAGAAGGGCAGGTAGAGCAGGGCCACAAGCCCCTGGGCAGAGAGACAGCTACTCAAGTCCATCTCCAAGAGCAAGGCAAGCCAAAGGCAGCTGCTGTGCCAGGAGGTGGAGGGGCTTCCCTCAGCCAGctggctcccagtgcc from Apteryx mantelli isolate bAptMan1 chromosome 6, bAptMan1.hap1, whole genome shotgun sequence includes the following:
- the FEV gene encoding protein FEV; amino-acid sequence: MPCGETSLPLSLLLSYPSPRDFLFLFKSFPGSVGNRISFFLDAFPGFTAAAGQARGSGRGLRGGCLRAGAGGSRSRLAQAPPPAPLFPADPVGETLFKDGKSQAWGSLSPGVQKGSGQIQLWQFLLELLSDRANLNCIAWEGTNGEFKLIDPDEVARRWGERKSKPNMNYDKLSRALRYYYDKNIMTKVHGKRYAYKFDFHGLAQVCQPAAPDHTLYKFQGNLAPLPFSGISKLNLMTSGVTPAGFSYWPGSSPSLYPGHSLQPSAPFSAMAASHLNNMNNHYH